GCAACAAAATAGAGACTACCATCTTTCTCAAAGCTTATCTGACATTCGCCTCTTCTTTACATACTACAAGCCTGGATGATCTCCCTTTAGATCTAAGAAATTTTGAACTCTGCATCTTAAGACATGGAATGATCCCAAAGGACGCCATGGTGGGTCTTTCACCAGATACTACAACTGCACATGGCATCAAAAATGTTGCAAGTCCTGGCTTTGACATGGAGGTCACAGTAGCAAACATTTCTTCCTTGTTGTAAACTCCAAAAGAAAGGAGGAATGCTATAGCATGACAATAAGACAATGAGGCAAAACTTGATGATTTATTAGCCAGTTGCAGATGAAGTAGAGTGCCATTTTTGGTGtcatccttcttttttcttttttccaaaaTTCTCTGCCAAGTAAATGAGGATTTGAAGGACATAATGCATCTTGGATGAGAATCAAGTTGGAGTCACTCTTTTCAACTTGTCTCTTGAGAGATGATGTTTCCCAGAAACCTACTGTCTTTACTTTCCTTTTCCGCAAAAATAATGGTCGATGGTGGGAATTGATCTTTGCTCTCAGTTTCCCATAAACTAAACTCATGAAACATAGACTGAGCTTACACAAAAGAAAGTACCTGGTGATCTCAAAGAGTATCATTCTATCATATTCCTATCTCTAGCAAGCTCTTCAATCCTAATTCCTATCATGAGCTTAACAACAACTGTCATTACAGTTCTTGGGATGGGCAAAACGGCTCCAATAAGAAGCCCCTGACGCACCAAAACAAATCATCGCAACGAATAAAAGGTTCAATCAAGATACAAAAAAAATGCCACTCAAGACCGAAAGTAAAGAATAATGAGCTCCATGAAGCCGGCATCAGCTAACCAGTTTTCGATTGCATTGCAAGTGACGAAAGAGGGGTtgcgaggagagagagagagagagagagagaggattccAGGAGGGGGTGACCTCTTGATGGATTTGACGAAATCGGCAGCGGAGGGGTGGCGCATGCGCTCCAGGAAGTCGTGCCATGTGAGAGGGGCCATGGAGGACCCAAAGGCGTCGGAGCCGCCGCCGCCGTCCATTCGCTTCAGAAAAGCCTCCGCCTTGGCCTTCCAATCGACCAAATTCTTTGGCTTGGAAGAGGGGGACGGAGGGGATCCGATCAATCACCGACCTCCACCGAAGAGACTCGAGAAGATACAAGGATGGAATCGGAAGCCTGAAGCTCGAAGACTTCGACGGCGATGGCAGGGCATGAGTCACGAGTCATCGCTCATCACCGATCTGTTTTTTCTCTTTTGGTTTTTCCCTTTTGCTTttgttttttcaaaaaataaatacataaattgACGTGGACCTGAAGCATGATGGCCCAGTGTCTCCCTTATTGGGCTTCATAGGAGATGGCCCTATACACTTGCTCTACGAGTATTTGATGGGCCTTGGTTATTTTGCCGATTTAAGCCCAAGAAAACCCACAATACGCCATTCATTAGCCTTTTTTCTGTTATTAGTCTGATTTTGTTTAGTGAAAGATCAAGATATAAGATGAGTGATCTAATGATTGCATTTCTAGTTTAAGTGCTGGTGctatgatttgatttagattcaacATTCTTATGTCTTTGGCTATTTGCTAATGTCGTGCAGGGTCGGATAGGATGCATGGGTATCGTTAACTTATTGAGTTTAGAATATTCCCAAGCCTAAAATCAATTGATACAGCGCAAGTAAGAATAAGCGTGCAATGTAACCTATAGATTATGCATTTTACATAATTAGGGGCAAAACTTGTATGCACAATCTTCACCTTCATGCCGTCATAATTATGTAGTAAGGTGGCTTGGAAGGAGGATGATGCATGCTTCTAACAATAAAAGTATTTATCGTTCAATAAATTATTGTTGTTActactattatttttattaatagtatTCATTGGAAAGAGCAATATAATTATTGCGTATCTTACTAGCTATGTTAGGATGGTAAGGTCCTAAGCAATACATATCTTAAACATAAATACCGGGCATAAATGCAAGCATGCCTCTATATAacgtgaatcatgaatttcttcatataatatataaacatgataagAATTTGATGCAGGGTTGCCATATGTGGGTGGAGTGTATGGCTTATGCCATGCATAGATGACTCAACACTAATATTAGCATGAGCTAGCGCCCTTTTCAAAATTGCATGGGTGCATCCATACCAATCTAGCATGGTAGAGAGTTGATATGCATATTCCTCTTCGTTTCGAGGACACCATGATCGTATTAATTCGTTGTGAGATTGATAAGGTTGGCTTAATTCTATTTATCGAACAATAATTCCAACTGTCATCGGACTTCTGCCGAGATTTTAGCAAGAAACTTGGGTGGCCCTAGTAGGCCTTTTGGCCCTCAACTGATGAAGCTAGCTCAATGGATGTCTCTTTCCTTTGGAATCCTTAAAATCAACTCGGATGGTGCAGTGTGACAGTGTTGGATGGTAGTCAGATTTGTTATTAAAAACTATTCTATCTTCTTCCCCTGTTTCTTTTGTAGAACTAGTAGTTGCTTGGGCAGAGGCGACATGTGCACCTTTTCAATTTCATGCGCATCAACTTTGGCTTGAAAGggtctttgctactattttgccATAGATCTCAACCAAAGCTGCAACAAAGGAGATAAATAGATCTCTATTGCAAGATATGGAAGAGGATCTTGGTTTTATTTTAGGCCTTGGATGAGTTGTTCTCATTGCAGGTCATACCATCGCATCTTTTAAGTTGGCTTATTTGTTGTATAATGGTTTCCATGATGCAGGCCTTAATTTTGGCTTAAGTACCCTTTTCTAGAAGGTCACCTTGTATGTTATCTAGAAGGTGTACACAAAATACAATGTGAGAAATAGGCAGAAACGTTTCAGGCGGTCCTGTCGAAGCACAGGACTTCTCAATTATCCAAGCTGCCACGGCAAATTGAATTCAGTTCCAACCTACCAACAAAGTTAACCGGCCTTGGACACCGTAATCTGTCCAAAATCCAAGGACCGTCGCTCCACTGCCCCAGCGAAATTCCCCCACCGTTTACAAACCACACGTTCGCGGAAGGTCTCGGCCTTTACCACGCCGGTTCGTGAACCGCGGCAGACGCGCGGGAGAGACCTAACttcatccaaatctaattagatcggAGAAAACGAGAAAAGCGAGAGGTAATATTCTGGAAGGTCCCTGGCTTTTATCAGACCGGTTTGTAACATGGCGGGGAAATCCACCAGAGACACCTAACTTCATCAAGATGTAATTAAGCCGACCAAGGAGGGCAGAGAGGATCTTCTTCGACACGACGGCAGATGGTCCATCGAGCATCGAGAGTGAGGTAACGGCAGGAGCAGCGTCCGTCACAAGTCATGCCATCGCATCTCCTAAGTGGGCTTATCTGTTGTTATAATGGTTTCCATGATGCAGGCCTTAATTTTGGCTTAACTCTTTTTCTAGAAGGTCACCTTGCATGGTTCGTTTCGCTAGCTTTAAATTCACGGCGTTACATTTCTGCATTACTCGCCGTATCCTGGTGCTCCATTGCGGGTATtttgtcctcctcctcctcgcttTCCCTCCTCCTCTCTGGCTCGATCTGGGACCCAAGAGAGGTGCCGTAGAAGGAGGGGAAGAAACGGAGaagggaagaggagaagaagtgaAGTGGAGATAGGGAGGAGCCAATGAAGGTCCGAAGCGGCGGTGGCTGCGGCGAGAGCAGAGTCTCGGCGAGATTGATCGTTGTTGCCTTCGTCGTCGGCTTCGGCATTGGAGTGCTGTTCTCGGACAGGTGGCTTCTTTCTCGTTTTCAGACTGGTCCCGTTCTCAACTCGAATGTCCTTTCCCCGTTACTTACCGAACAGAATCAGGATCTCCATTCGTGACAAAATCCCttttgtctttattttttttaaaaaaatcttttttcccCTGTTCCTTGAAGTGATTGCCTTCATTTGTTTAAAACCGGTATATTTTTCCTTCAGTTCTTGAGCTATTTCTATTATTAGATGCTCTTTCTTTGTCCATTTGATTCATTTTTCTTCCgaaaattagtttttttttttttttgttctttctatCTTTTTGGCCGGTTGATTGGTCTGATGGTTGGTGGTTTGATGTGGAAGGTTCTGGACCGCCGCAGACTCAAATGGCCATGTTATCTCGGGGCCGTGGCAGGAGCAAGAGCTTGAGGTCATCTCGGGTGACTGCACCACCAAAAAGGTCAGCTTTGATTCTCACAGCCAAGTAAATATTGTGGCAGATTCTGTTCCCCCCAAGGTGAATTCTTCTCTAATTGTAAATTATTATGGACATTAGAAGCCTGTCCCGGATAACGATACAATGGGAGACGTGACCAAGGCCCATGAAGCTATACAGTGCGTATAAGAATCTTGAATAATGTAGCTTTGCTGTAATTCTTTCTCCCTTGTTTGAACCGAGTAGAGATTAACTCACAGTCATCTGATCGTTGTTCAGGTCTCTGGACAAAACAATAGCTACACTCCAGATGGAGCTCACAGCCACACGGAGCTCTAAAGAGTTGATGGGATCGGATGGTTTCCAGTCAATGCCTTCATCCAACCAGCAGAAGAAGAAGGCTTTCGTCGTGATCGGGATAAACACTGCATTTAGCAGCAGGAAGAGGCGGGACTCGGTCAGAGCCACCTGGATGCCTCAAGGTTTGTTCCACCCCCCACCCTCACAAATAGGAAATTATCCTTTTCAATGATCACATCGTTTTCCAGTTAGAATTATGCTTGTTTTGCTGTCTTTCTTGTGTGATCCGCATGAATTTTTTGGATCCATAAACATCCAAAATGTTAAATCTAACGAGATATAATAGTTCATGGAGAATATGCTCATTTTGGACTGCCTGGTCTCAGTGAGCGAAAGAACAAGGATTTTTTGTATGTATATGGATGTTTTAGTACTGAATGTGATTCTCATATGGCAAGCGCATGAATATGCTGCAATTTATATTTGGCTGTTGCAGTAATAATCAAAGTAAACATTCGATCATTCATATGTATAATAAAGTCTCAAAATTCTTGAAATTGTTTTAACTTTTAAGAACTTTCAACCATTTTAGTTAGCTTTACCTCTTTTActgtttttatatttatttttatagacCTTACATTGTATGCCTTTCCCAGGTGAAAAGCTCCAAAAACTAGAACGTGAGAAAGGACTTGTCATCCGATTCATGATTGGTCACAGGTAATTTATAAATTCAGGCTAGTTtctgagtcaaaaaaaaaaaaaaaaaaaagcaaaacaaaaactTCTGAATCTTTGATTTTTAGTGGATGAATTTAATTATTTGTTCAGAAACCCATGCTTTGGGATGGAATTATAATTTCAAAGTCAACAAATTTTAGGCAGCTTGCATTCATGCTAGGAAGGAAGATAGTTAAAATAGCGAATGGGTAAATGAAATTCGGATGTGTTGATGACACAGAAGATAATTTATGAATTAGATAGAGATGGATTTTCATTTAGAAATGGGTTTATTTTCTACCTAACTATTTTCTTTTCAATGCCTTCATGGTATAATGTTGCTTTATCTTCAATAATCCTTGTGAAAACTTTCTAGCTGTTAGTTATAAGCTGTTACAATAATAAATAGAGGCAGTGCATGTACTGCTGGAAAATTCAACACTAACCACAGTTATTTCTATGCAGTGCGACATCCGATAGCATTCTTGATCAAGCTATTGATGCAGAAGAGGCTCAGCATAACGATTTTCTAAGGCTGGTAAGGCATATTCTGCGAGTATTCTGATAGTAAGAATCCCAGACTTAATGAAACATAGTTTACATGCAAACTGACTGTGTTtcattgttacaggatcatgttGAAGGTTATCACAAACTATCTGCAAAAACAAAAATATATTTCGCTACTGCAGTTGCCAAATGGGATGCTGACTTTTATGTCAAGGTGGATGATGATGTCCATGTTAATCTAGGTTTGTCTTTGGGCTTCTATTATTGGAGACTTTTTCTCTTGTTGCACTCATGGTTGATGAAGATGCTGAAGTATTTCATCCATATTGCAGGTATGCTTGCTGGGACACTCGCCCGTTACAGATCAAAGCCCAGGACCTACATTGGGTGTATGAAGTCCGGCCCAGTTCTTTCTCAGAAGTAAGCATCTAATTATTGTTTACCGAAAAGGTTATCtttaaacaaacaaagaaaaaaaaaaaaaaaaaacaatttttaTGTCTGAATTGTTCATATGTGTTTCAGGGATGTGAAGTATCATGAACCTGAATACTGGAAATTTGGAGAGGACGGAAACAAATACTTCCGTCATGCAACTGGGCAGATCTATGCCGTCTCGAAAGATCTAGCCACATACATTTCCATCAACCAGTAAGAataggacaaaagagagagattttagTATGCAGGAAATGATGATAGCATTCTGATAAGTTGATCATGGTGCAGGCCTATACTGCACAAATATGCTAATGAAGATGTATCACTTGGCGCTTGGCTTATTGGCCTTGAAGTGGAGCACATAGATGAGCGTAACATGTGCTGTGGAACTCCACCAGGTGCAGTATCAATGCTTCTGGTTGTTAATTTTTCTGATGATTCTCTTCTCAAATAATGCAGTACTTCAttgtttatcttttctttttctgcagACTGTGAGTGGAAGGCCCAGGCAGGGAATGTCTGCATTGCATCCTTCGATTGGAGTTGCAGCGGGATCTGCGAATCGGATGAGAGGATGATGGAAGTTCATAAAAAATGCAGTGAGGGAGATGATGGCCTTTGGCGTGCTCTCTTGTGATAGATTTTCTCCTAGTTAATGAATATCAGATTCTATCCGgtcatctctcttttttcctcaaaaagagaagagaagaaaaaggtcaTCATTCCACCACTAGACCAGATCAATGTACCTTACCTTTAGCAAAATTATAATTGAGATACATTGTAATTGAATCCTTTACTGTACACTAGGTTGTTACTAAAAATcttgataaaagaaaaattgggAAGTTCAAAGCTTGGAattgagatttaaaaaaaaaaaaaaaaaaaaaaaaaaatatatatatatatatatatatatatatatatatatacattgtacTAGAGCCCCCAACAAGAttcacactatttttttggataccgGTAATTAACAACAATGCAAACACGGATTTCTCTATTAAGTTGTACAGTTTACATCTTGTTTCTAGTCATGGCGACATTACTGGCCATGTTGACACATATTATAGACTGCGACATCACAGTGGCCCTTCTGGGGTTTATGTTGAGAGTACTTCTGGTGTAAACTAGCTGCCCTTTGGCATGGAAAAGAATAAGTAGCAAGAGCTGGAAAACAGGTGATGGATTATGTTTATATCGACTTTGTGTTGAAAATTCATGCTCACATCTAGAGCCTAGGCTTGGCCTGTAGGTGCTTATTATTATCATGCATTCTGTCATGCAGTGCATTTTTTAAAAACTTCCAACTTCTATAGTTTCACTTTGGTTGTATTGAATGTACTGCTGATCTGTGGCTGTAGAACAAAGCATTCTGTTTCTGATTATATTATGGATCAGCGAGTGAGATGCTGCACCAGGAAATGCTCAAGTCCAAGACCAAGTGGTAAATGAGTTGAAGACAGCCTCCAAATAAGTTGTAGGTCTTGATGAAGTTCTAGTTGCACCTCCTGCATCATATGTGATCCTACGGCATCGCATATCTTTACACATCGAGGCCCTTCAGGGAGAGCCCTTTAGAATATTTTGTGCAATGCAAAAATTCTTCGTCCACCATCTTTGGTGAAAAAAAactgaggtggagtacattgctTCACTGTAGCGCAATTTATAATGGGGCTGCATGTCCAACACTATGGAGGTTTAATGCAGtcccaatttttttattttttaaaattttttcaacaaaatagTTTTTTCTTTCAAGATgtcatcttttattttattttgctcGTGCTTGATCAAGATATGATAGATAATAACGTGGCATCATAATAATCAATAGGATATCATAGAAAATAGCAAGATGTTATAATAACCAACAgaatattatagaaaataatagGAAGTCATCAATGAAATGTCACAAAAAGTAATGAGATGTCGTATGCTTGGTATGACGTCTTATGTCCGtaatattatttttcaataattattcATAGGATATAAATTCTATCATAGAGAATAACAGGAAGCGATAATAATCAATAGGATATTTTAAAAATCAATTGGATGTCATATGCTATGATATGTCTGTATCGATAATATTACTTTCTGATAATTATGCATATGATGCCATATCATTATTATAATTAACGTCTTgttattttctataatattttgttgattattatgatatcatgttattatCTATGACATCATGGTCAAGTATAACAAAATAAAGTAAAAgatgatattttgaaaaaaaatgatattatcgtcaaaaaaaaaaaaatgaactggATTAAATTCTTATAGTATTGAAAACCGTTGAAACTTCTATCATTAATTGCACTATATGGCTTAATTCGGTGAAGTGGTGCATCCCACTTTAGTTTTTTTCCACCGGAGGTGGTGGACAAAAAATTCCACTTTATATGATTGATTAAATTAAGCCC
The sequence above is a segment of the Elaeis guineensis isolate ETL-2024a chromosome 7, EG11, whole genome shotgun sequence genome. Coding sequences within it:
- the LOC105037034 gene encoding beta-1,3-galactosyltransferase 7-like isoform X1 — protein: MKVRSGGGCGESRVSARLIVVAFVVGFGIGVLFSDRFWTAADSNGHVISGPWQEQELEVISGDCTTKKKPVPDNDTMGDVTKAHEAIQSLDKTIATLQMELTATRSSKELMGSDGFQSMPSSNQQKKKAFVVIGINTAFSSRKRRDSVRATWMPQGEKLQKLEREKGLVIRFMIGHSATSDSILDQAIDAEEAQHNDFLRLDHVEGYHKLSAKTKIYFATAVAKWDADFYVKVDDDVHVNLGLSLGFYYWRLFLLLHSWLMKMLKYFIHIAGMLAGTLARYRSKPRTYIGCMKSGPVLSQKDVKYHEPEYWKFGEDGNKYFRHATGQIYAVSKDLATYISINQPILHKYANEDVSLGAWLIGLEVEHIDERNMCCGTPPDCEWKAQAGNVCIASFDWSCSGICESDERMMEVHKKCSEGDDGLWRALL
- the LOC105037034 gene encoding beta-1,3-galactosyltransferase 7-like isoform X2, which codes for MKVRSGGGCGESRVSARLIVVAFVVGFGIGVLFSDRFWTAADSNGHVISGPWQEQELEVISGDCTTKKKPVPDNDTMGDVTKAHEAIQSLDKTIATLQMELTATRSSKELMGSDGFQSMPSSNQQKKKAFVVIGINTAFSSRKRRDSVRATWMPQGEKLQKLEREKGLVIRFMIGHSATSDSILDQAIDAEEAQHNDFLRLDHVEGYHKLSAKTKIYFATAVAKWDADFYVKVDDDVHVNLGMLAGTLARYRSKPRTYIGCMKSGPVLSQKDVKYHEPEYWKFGEDGNKYFRHATGQIYAVSKDLATYISINQPILHKYANEDVSLGAWLIGLEVEHIDERNMCCGTPPDCEWKAQAGNVCIASFDWSCSGICESDERMMEVHKKCSEGDDGLWRALL